A genomic window from Phoenix dactylifera cultivar Barhee BC4 chromosome 7, palm_55x_up_171113_PBpolish2nd_filt_p, whole genome shotgun sequence includes:
- the LOC103722610 gene encoding golgin subfamily A member 4-like isoform X3: MVPEPAPTPAAAKVPEPEPEPRPTSAVDAVVRTADPLEPSVAVQEVGLPPVPFLGESDAGLQEDQRDSEEVPVDLPIDDGGSRSSIMVHDQKARNSGLEKCDGENSGIGMLMVEIGSDQAGESAVALALDTDRLEEVSAATEPSLGVEVVQKNDSLSAPTKERIEGEDGLTTSSESLEMRFLGIENGKEDHDTEKGGVKEEIVALESPLLGRPQDANGVSIPAETIQDMGTQISDDHMKISCAEENFEMLSQVTSTRSRSLQEYVDLLYPSYVASDTRREESSVLADARGKGSTDEERGTSRPYIGEVVGAESESVETLAEGGAVAPAGKVEVEGFKEDDLLFLPMLTDPVSSMRMWYMLKRVLQDGSFADELDSIRRHLYSTTVARDFLQMQLDEQTELTAEFYQQSSDEVSKLLGLVKEAQESKTMASEELARCRSELQTITVAKEELEIKFTSTREELGCLDTRASELQNKLEQAQKELALVSAELGNCRGLVEALQKENMNLNTSISSETDARKNLQEEKELLFSENMRLASELSEQKEMFLVELDKQKQLECNARETGACFDLLTEENLYLSCSLDIYKAKIKELDDVHIELPFQAQQAGDQENNSHVECIATANAVEDSWSSVRNSVGLQKVDEKDSGSSVVLGILMGQLEEAKSILQNLENSIQGMHSHSVSLSRSGGRAPAPGVSKLIQAFESKVHHADNASDEVPLTEAGQSDDLYTLTREQMGLLRDSLRQMELDVRKAEVHVMGEHREISQKYEMECEAQRHQSSILQTRIDGLVKKLSKYICRIDDLQNQLNKIQQGASDEEERLLNEVQLLQKEVNARVSAMQHERDSIRGVFEALEKLFPTAGLLTSDLASNKKERLLSEIQLLQKDATDRYSIKGMIFEALEKLNSSTGLIFPDNSDIGSYVVASVCAAIKLIESLHERLNAAHLNHETLHTSYVELDKQYNNVRGINELAIGLMLKMYKGLQKLCTHVGEHEMDVNAEEVLELLPKRHKVLIEYLQQLLDERVLFISENKELESGLLSKNEEIEELSKRCSALDKKLDDLCYAKDGLETILMSKNEVYDEVNRRCLAIAKKLDGHELNKDPNTFLGLAELNKVTGKPDNMENDLSKSLLPRLEALVAFHLRKYEEAIEQINLSKEYLQEVNIVPVVSSDNWSLPLVTLLKQEFIPKLWELQEKLDSLSALNLQQETENQILKEGLHMMEGALEASRSELYLKVSELEQSEQRLSSIREKLSIAVAKGKGLLVQREGLKRSLMEKSSELEKCSQELQSKEELLKEVEAKLKSYSEADRIEALESELSYIRHSATALRDSFLIKDSVLQRIEEVLEDLDLPEHFHSKDIVEKIELLSRMVAGNLPFPITEWDQRSFVGGSHSDADAWKDDAQASSNPGLDELKNKYEELQRKFYDLAEHNDMLEQSLMERNSLVQKWEEVLDRIDMPLQFRTLEPEDRIEWLGNALSEVQQERDALQLKIENLEDSSDMLIVDLEESHKKISELNAEIVAIKSDKDFFSESLEKLRFEYLGLSEKAVHDEIDRENLRKDLADLQEKLTGKVENRDWHDIEMGVRKLFDLVSDALPDSDRSEALAAGTVTERLEGLLRRLIDKYTNLASKKSVHKVSEKEYVLEEGNLSSDKNTSTNVPDDKEQELVNLRLKLEEACRNLVSVKEERDEAMEKCHSLMLEVEEISKQQNSLQEEKTVDMEKYQSVLLELEAISKQRDALQEQLAQDEQKSASVREKLNVAVRKGKALVQQRDSLKQTIEEMTVLMDHLKTEHNQQVEALESEKSLLMKQLAETEQSLHDSSQTVSKFLTALHGIDVGFEINVTDPVQRIEEIGRLGHDLHSAVVSSENEAKKSKRAAELLLAELNEVQERADMLQEELANAKATVRECFRQKDIAEAARIDALNRLEQFILVNSGERKKLVDNLLELKSGVVQLRNVCFEFSSLLANVFTRDLNLFCNLESFMESFEKQMNCANFVDLPALSSSCLLSSNPVNEEESYATDALSDLKMEEQFGDSSIAEHLAITGHSVFECLRQCDDLKRHIHKHSLSVDQQATHLQQIKETVQRKLAAQMECSESLKRDVTGLELMIKEKENQICSMSRNLSLLYEACSSSISEIGNRKAQIVENSLPSEEQALEKTGTVLKLPSYISKQEHADGYTYFFTDECIRSMADKLLSIVKGTSIINEMTEGNQRELKATILDLQRELQEKDIQMNRICEELVSQIRDAEAAKKRSSSDLDSAETKIHNLEKQVEMMEEDKKLLELRVHELDDLEASSNELHGKIKSLTDASTSKDQEIEALMQALDEEETQMEDLESRNKELENIVQEKNLALESLEASQAKAVAKLSTTVSKFDELHSLSESLLEEVENLQFQLQGQDSEISFLRQEVTRCTNDLLASQETYKKYSSEICELLKWFDMILSRFGLQHVAVDDQEFSQIRIYTDVLEKKILSVMAELDDLRVTVKSKDALLQIERARVEELSCKSEVLENSLREKETQIEVFQEGTHTGQLPIMNSPQSREIERMKNKVSSGAVVTHVRSGRKVNNDQIAIAIDTENDDNVLADEDDDKAHGFKSLTMSRFVPRATRPLADRIDGIWVSGERLLMRQPTLRLGFLIYWVALHALLASFI, encoded by the exons ATGGTGCCTGAGCCGGCGCCTACTCCAGCCGCGGCGAAGGTGCCtgagcccgagcctgagcctAGGCCTACTTCGGCTGTCGATGCTGTGGTGAGGACTGCTGATCCATTGGAGCCTTCAGTTGCGGTCCAAGAGGTGGGTTTGCCACCTGTGCCCTTTCTTGGAGAGAGCGATGCTGGACTTCAGGAAGATCAGAGAGATTCTGAAGAGGTTCCAGTTGACCTCCCCATTGATGATGGAGGTTCAAGATCTTCTATTATGGTACATGATCAG AAAGCTAGAAATTCGGGTTTGGAGAAATGTGATGGCGAGAACTCAGGCATTGGGATGTTGATGGTGGAGATCGGAAGCGACCAGGCTGGGGAAAGTGCTGTTGCTTTGGCTCTGGACACCGACAGGCTGGAGGAGGTTTCTGCTGCAACAGAACCCAGTTTGGGAGTTGAAGTGGTTCAAAAGAATGACAGTTTGTCCGCTCCAACTAAAGAAAGAATCGAGGGAGAAGATGGTCTGACGACATCTAGTGAGAGCTTGGAAATGAGATTCTTGGGGATAGAGAATGGAAAGGAGGATCATGATACAGAGAAAGGTGGGGTGAAGGAAGAAATCGTTGCCCTTGAAAGTCCACTACTTGGGAGGCCTCAAGATGCAAATGGGGTTTCCATTCCTGCTGAAACAATTCAAGATATGGGAACACAAATTTCTGATGACCATATGAAGATTTCTTGCGCagaagaaaattttgaaatgctaTCACAAGTTACTTCCACCAGGAGTAGGTCACTTCAAGAATATGTGGATTTGCTGTATCCATCGTATGTTGCTTCAGATACTAGAAGGGAAGAAAGTTCAGTATTAGCTGATGCCAGAGGAAAAGGAAGTACTGATGAGGAAAGAGGCACAAGTCGACCTTATATCGGAGAGGTTGTTGGTGCTGAGAGTGAATCAGTAGAGACACTTGCAGAAGGAGGGGCCGTTGCACCTGCGGGAAAGGTCGAGGTTGAGGGATTTAAAGAAGATGATCTTCTTTTCCTACCTATGTTGACAGATCCAGTTTCTTCAATGAGGATGTGGTATATGCTAAAAAGAGTTCTACAGGATGGTAGCTTTGCTGATGAATTGGATAGTATTAGAAGACATCTTTACTCAACAACTGTTGCAAGGGATTTTCTCCAGATGCAATTGGATGAACAGACTGAGTTGACTGCAGAGTTTTACCAGCAGTCTTCTGATGAAGTGTCCAAACTCTTGGGGTTAGTTAAAGAAGCTCAGGAAAGCAAGACAATGGCTAGCGAGGAGCTAGCTCGGTGTCGGTCTGAGCTCCAGACTATCACTGTTGCAAAGGAGGAACTTGAGATCAAGTTTACTTCCACAAGAGAGGAACTCGGGTGTCTTGATACCAGGGCCTCTGAGTTGCAGAACaaactggaacaagcacaaaaaGAGTTAGCACTTGTTTCAGCGGAGTTAGGTAACTGCAGGGGTTTAGTGGAAGctttacaaaaggaaaatatgaACTTAAATACAAGCATCAGTTCAGAAACAGATGCAAGGAAAAACCTCCAGGAGGAGAAAGAGCTCTTGTTTAGTGAGAATATGAGACTTGCTTCGGAGTTGTCAGAACAAAAAGAGATGTTCCTTGTTGAACTTGATAAGCAAAAGCAACTTGAGTGCAACGCCAGGGAAACAGGGGCATGCTTTGACCTACTTACTGAGGAAAACCTTTATCTGTCCTGCAGTTTGGATATATACAAAGCTAAGATAAAGGAGCTTGATGATGTGCATATTGAGTTGCCCTTTCAAGCCCAACAAGCTGGAGATCAAGAAAACAATTCTCATGTGGAATGCATAGCTACTGCTAATGCAGTTGAAGATTCATGGAGCAGTGTGAGGAATTCAGTAGGGCTTCAGAAGGTTGATGAGAAAGACTCCGGCAGTTCTGTTGTACTGGGAATTCTGATGGGGCAATTGGAAGAGGCCAAAAGTATCTTACAGAATCTTGAAAATTCGATTCAAGGGATGCATTCCCATTCTGTTTCCTTAAGTAGGTCAGGTGGCAGAGCCCCGGCACCTGGTGTATCGAAACTTATTCAAGCCTTTGAGTCGAAAGTGCATCATGCTGACAATGCATCGGATGAGGTGCCTTTGACTGAGGCAGGGCAATCAGATGATTTATATACATTAACAAGAGAACAGATGGGCCTCCTTAGAGATTCATTAAGGCAGATGGAATTGGATGTCAGAAAGGCTGAAGTACATGTAATGGGAGAACACAGGGAAATATCTCAAAAGTATGAGATGGAGTGTGAAGCCCAAAGGCACCAAAGTAGCATTCTTCAGACAAGGATTGATGGGCTTGTTAAAAAGCTTTCCAAATATATATGCAGAATAGATGATCTACAGAACCAGTTAAATAAAATTCAGCAAGGTGCTAGTGATGAGGAAGAGAGGCTTTTAAATGAAGTACAGTTGTTGCAGAAGGAAGTGAATGCCAGGGTGTCTGCCATGCAGCATGAAAGGGACTCTATTAGAGGTGTTTTTGAAGCACTTGAAAAGCTTTTCCCAACTGCCGGACTGCTAACCTCCGATCTTGCAAGCAATAAGAAAGAGAGGCTCTTAAGCGAGATACAGTTGTTGCAGAAGGATGCAACCGACAGGTATTCTATTAAAGGCATGATTTTTGAGGCACTTGAAAAACTTAACTCATCAACTGGACTGATTTTCCCGGATAACTCAGACATTGGCTCCTATGTCGTGGCTTCAGTTTGTGCCGCCATAAAACTAATCGAGAGCCTGCATGAGAGACTAAATGCTGCTCATCTAAACCATGAGACACTTCATACTTCCTACGTGGAATTAGATAAACAGTATAACAATGTTCGAGGAATAAATGAGTTGGCAATTGGGCTGATGCTTAAAATGTACAAAGGCCTACAGAAGTTGTGTACACATGTTGGTGAACATGAGATGGATGTTAATGCTGAGGAAGTGCTAGAACTTCTACCTAAAAGACACAAAGTGCTTATTGAGTATTTGCAACAGTTGCTGGATGAGCGGGTTCTCTTCATATCTGAAAATAAGGAGCTAGAATCAGGGTTATTGAGCAAAAATGAAGAAATTGAGGAGCTGAGCAAGAGGTGTAGTGCATTGGATAAGAAGCTGGATGACCTGTGTTATGCCAAAGATGGGCTTGAAACAATTTTGATGAGTAAAAATGAAGTTTATGATGAAGTGAACAGAAGATGTCTTGCTATAGCCAAGAAGTTGGATGGCCATGAACTGAATAAGGATCCAAATACATTCCTTGGGCTGGCTGAACTTAACAAAGTTACTGGGAAGCCCGACAACATGGAGAATGACTTGAGCAAGTCTTTGTTACCGCGACTAGAGGCATTGGTTGCTTTCCATCTTCGGAAATATGAAGAGGCAATTGAGCAGATTAACTTGTCAAAGGAATACTTGCAGGAAGTTAACATTGTACCGGTTGTTTCATCTGACAACTGGTCCTTGCCTTTGGTTACATTGCTTAAGCAAGAGTTCATACCTAAGTTGTGGGAATTACAGGAAAAACTGGACTCCTTGAGTGCCTTAAATCTTCAACaggaaacagaaaatcaaatcctCAAGGAGGGTCTACATATGATGGAAGGAGCTCTCGAAGCATCTCGTTCTGAGTTGTATTTGAAAGTTTCTGAACTCGAGCAGTCAGAGCAGAGACTTTCCTCCATCAGGGAGAAGCTCAGTATTGCTGTTGCAAAAGGCAAAGGTTTACTTGTGCAGCGAGAAGGTCTTAAGCGGTCTCTGATGGAGAAGTCAAGTGAGCTTGAAAAGTGCTCGCAGGAATTACAATCAAAAGAAGAATTGCTCAAGGAAGTCGAGGCGAAGCTGAAGTCTTATTCAGAGGCAGATCGTATTGAAGCTCTAGAATCTGAACTCTCATACATCCGCCATTCTGCTACTGCATTGAGAGACTCCTTTCTCATTAAAGACTCTGTTCTTCAGAGGATTGAAGAAGTTCTGGAAGATTTGGATTTGCCAGAGCATTTCCATTCTAAAGATATAGTAGAGAAAATCGAACTGCTGTCCAGAATGGTTGCTGGAAATCTTCCTTTTCCTATAACTGAATGGGATCAAAGGAGTTTTGTTGGGGGCTCACATTCTGATGCAGATGCCTGGAAAGATGATGCACAGGCAAGTTCAAATCCTGGATTGGAtgagttaaaaaataaatatgaggaGCTTCAGAGAAAGTTTTATGATTTGGCTGAGCACAACGATATGCTGGAACAATCCCTAATGGAGAGGAATAGCCTTGTGCAGAAATGGGAAGAAGTTCTGGACAGAATTGATATGCCTCTGCAGTTCAGGACATTGGAGCCAGAAGATAGGATCGAATGGTTAGGGAATGCACTTTCTGAGGTCCAACAGGAAAGAGATGCATTGCAACTGAAGATTGAGAACCTTGAAGACTCTTCTGATATGCTTATAGTTGACTTGGAAGAGTCGCACAAAAAAATATCTGAACTCAATGCAGAGATTGTAGCTattaaatctgataaagatttCTTTTCAGAGAGCCTGGAAAAGCTCAGGTTTGAATATCTTGGACTCTCGGAGAAAGCTGTTCATGATGAAATTGACAGAGAGAATTTGCGAAAAGATCTAGCTGACTTGCAGGAGAAATTGACTGGGAAAGTTGAGAATAGGGATTGGCATGATATTGAAATGGGGGTAAGGAAACTATTTGATTTGGTTAGCGATGCATTGCCAGATAGTGATAGGTCTGAGGCTCTCGCTGCTGGTACTGTTACTGAACGTTTGGAAGGATTGTTGAGGAGGCTTATAGATAAATATACAAACCTAGCTTCAAAGAAATCTGTTCATAAAGTTAGTGAGAAGGAATATGTTTTAGAGGAAGGGAATTTGTCTTCTGATAAAAACACATCAACAAATGTTCCGGATGACAAGGAGCAGGAATTGGTGAATCTGAGGTTAAAGCTTGAAGAGGCTTGCCGTAATCTAGTTTCAGTTAAGGAGGAGAGGGATGAAGCCATGGAAAAGTGCCATTCTTTGATGTTGGAGGTTGAGGAAATAAGTAAACAGCAGAACTCATTACAGGAGGAGAAGACTGTTGACATGGAGAAGTATCAATCTGTGTTGCTGGAATTAGAGGCGATAAGTAAACAGAGGGATGCTTTACAAGAACAACTAGCTCAGGATGAGCAAAAGTCTGCCTCTGTGAGAGAGAAGCTAAATGTTGCTGTTAGAAAAGGGAAGGCATTGGTACAACAAAGGGATAGCCTGAAACAGACTATTGAAGAGATGACTGTTTTGATGGATCACTTGAAGACTGAGCATAACCAGCAGGTAGAAGCCCTGGAATCTGAGAAATCATTATTAATGAAACAATTGGCAGAGACGGAGCAGAGTTTGCACGATAGTAGCCAGACCGTTAGTAAATTTTTAACTGCTTTGCATGGCATTGATGTTGGTTTTGAAATCAATGTAACCGATCCTGTGCAGAGGATTGAAGAAATCGGGAGACTCGGTCATGATTTGCACTCAGCAGTAGTTTCTTCAGAGAATGAAGCAAAGAAATCTAAACGAGCAGCTGAGCTTCTTCTAGCTGAGTTGAATGAAGTTCAGGAGAGAGCTGACATGCTCCAGGAGGAACTGGCAAATGCAAAAGCGacagtcagagagtgttttagaCAGAAAGACATTGCAGAGGCTGCAAGAATTGATGCTCTTAATCGCCTAGAACAATTTATTTTGGTTAACTCCggggaaagaaagaaactagtaGACAATTTGCTGGAGTTAAAGTCGGGCGTTGTCCAACTAAGGAAtgtctgctttgaattttcAAGTCTCCTTGCTAATGTTTTTACCAGAGATTTGAACCTCTTCTGCAATTTGGAGAGCTTTATGGAATCTTTTGAGAAACAGATGAACTGTGCAAATTTTGTTGACCTACCTGCTCTTTCATCGAGCTGCCTGCTGTCAAGTAATCCAGTTAATGAG GAGGAGTCTTATGCCACTGATGCTCTTTCAGATCTTAAGATGGAAGAACAATTTGGTGACAGTTCAATAGCTGAACATCTTGCTATCACTGGTCATAGTGTGTTTGAATGTTTAAGGCAATGCGATGATTTGAAAAGACATATTCACAAACACTCGTTGTCAGTTGACCAACAAGCCACGCACCTGCAGCAAATCAAAGAAACTGTACAAAGAAAACTAGCTGCTCAGATGGAATGTTCAGAATCTCTGAAGAGAGATGTAACTGGACTTGAGCTGATGATTAAGGAAAAGGAGAATCAGATTTGCTCAATGTCTAGAAATCTGTCCCTGCTTTATGAAGCATGTAGCAGTTCCATTTCTGAGATTGGGAATAGAAAAGCCCAAATAGTTGAAAATAGCCTACCTTCTGAGGAGCAGGCCTTAGAAAAAACTGGTACAGTCTTGAAATTGCCAAGTTACATCAGTAAGCAAGAGCATGCTGATGgatatacatatttttttacAGATGAGTGCATCAGATCAATGGCTGATAAGTTACTATCAATTGTCAAGGGAACAAGCATTATAAATGAGATGACAGAAGGCAACCAAAGGGAGCTGAAAGCCACCATACTAGATTTGCAGAGAGAACTACAGGAAAAGGATATCCAAATGAACAGAATCTGTGAAGAGCTTGTATCTCAAATAAGGGATGCTGAAGCTGCTAAAAAGAGATCCTCATCAGATCTTGATTCTGCGGAAACAAAAATTCATAATTTAGAGAAGCAGGTTGAAATGATGGAGGAGGATAAGAAATTATTAGAGCTAAGAGTACATGAGCTAGATGATTTGGAGGCTTCGTCAAATGAGCTACATGGGAAAATTAAATCTCTAACCGATGCATCAACTTCTAAAGATCAAG AAATTGAAGCCCTCATGCAAGCGCTTGATGAAGAAGAGACACAGATGGAGGACCTGGAAAGCAGGAACAAGGAACTGGAGAATATAGTTCAAGAAAAGAACCTAGCATTGGAGAGTCTTGAAGCTTCTCAGGCGAAGGCTGTGGCAAAGCTTTCAACAACTGTCAGCAAGTTTGATGAGTTGCACAGCCTGTCAGAGAGCCTTCTTGAAGAGGTGGAAAATCTTCAGTTCCAATTGCAAGGGCAGGATTCAGAAATCTCATTCTTGCGTCAGGAGGTAACTAGGTGCACCAATGACCTTCTGGCCTCACAGGAGACTTACAAGAAGTACTCATCTGAAATATGTGAGTTGTTAAAATGGTTTGATATGATATTATCACGTTTTGGGTTACAGCACGTGGCTGTTGATGATCAGGAGTTCAGTCAAATCCGTATTTACACTGATGTCctggaaaagaaaattttatctgTTATGGCTGAATTAGATGATCTACGGGTAACAGTTAAAAGCAAAGATGCTTTGTTACAAATTGAAAGGGCTAGAGTGGAAGAGTTATCATGTAAATCTGAAGTTCTTGAGAATTCTTTGCGTGAGAAGGAAACACAGATAGAGGTTTTTCAAGAAGGTACCCATACTGGTCAGCTTCCTATCATGAACTCCCCACAGTCTCGGGAGATAGAACGAATG AAAAACAAAGTAAGCTCAGGTGCAGTTGTTACGCATGTCCGCAGTGGGCGCAAGGTCAATAATGATCAAATAGCCATAGCTATAGATACAGAGAATGATGATAATGTATTAGCTGATGAGGACGATGATAAAG CACATGGCTTCAAGTCACTTACTATGTCTCGCTTTGTTCCAAGAGCTACTCGACCTCTAGCAGACAGGATTGATGGGATATG GGTGTCAGGGGAAAGACTGCTTATGAGACAACCTACCTTACGGCTTGGCTTTTTGATATATTGGGTTGCATTGCATGCATTACTGGCTAGTTTCATCTGA